Genomic DNA from Caloenas nicobarica isolate bCalNic1 chromosome 18, bCalNic1.hap1, whole genome shotgun sequence:
AGACCCACCACCCCTAGGCTGCTCTTAATTTATTTGCAGGAAAACACTAGGACATGGTTACATCAGACAGGGTTTTTCTATAACTTTTCCCCACTGTTCTTTTTTAGCatatcaataaatatttttttaaagttttcagcTTGGTGTGGTCACTGCTCTGGGAGCACTCCCCCCCACCATGGGCACCGCCTGGGCCTGCACCCCCCGGGTGCTACCACTGCCTTGCGAAACCGCATCCCCCGCAGCAGGACCCCCACAACGGGGCTGGCGGAGGCTGGGGGGAACCGGAGCCGAGCAACCGCCACCCCCCGAGGGTCCGGGCACGACGCAGCCCCCTCCCGGCCCCAGCCCCCGGCTCCTACCGGGCGCGGTCCGGCGGCCTCCGCTGCGGCGGGAGCTGCGCCTGCTCGGGGGGGCCCAGGTGTCTCCGCTCAGCCCCGCCCCAGCCCGGGGACCCGCCCGGCCGCCCCCACCTGCGGGACCGGGACCCGCCCGGGGGCCGCGctcgggccgggccggccgggGGTGGGCGCTGCGCGgccagcggcggggccggggccaaGCGGCCCCCGAGGCTCGGCCGTCGGGGCTGCCCTCGGGAGGGGGGCAGAGAGCCGGGGGGGGCGCGGAGCCGCCCCGGCACAGGACGGTCGGCTCCTGCGGGCCGCGTCCAGGGGCTCCGCCAGCCGGTTCCCCTCCGCCCCGCCGTCCCCACTCCCTCCctccgcgcccgccccgccgggggccccgccgcggcccctgTGAAAGGGCCCCCCCGCAGGGCCGGGGGAAAAAGGCGCCATTGTGCGGCCCTTTCTCCCGCTCCTCCTTGACACTCATTTTCCGCGCCCAGCCGCTGACAGCTCCCATAATGCGGAGGTCCGCGCCTTTCACCCGGCAGAGCCGAGAAATGAGGTTAATGAGGAcacagcttaaagaaaaaaacacccaaaccaacaccccccccgcccccgccgctctCCTCCGCCTGCGCGGCCGGGCCAGATTTGAATACAAAACCCGGACTCGCCGGGCAGGGGCGGCTGCTCCTCCCCGGACCCCGGCCCGCAcccccgccgcgctgcccgccccgTCGGAAGGGCGGAacggcggccccggggctgtTCCTCGGAGTGGAGCCACATGCTGTGCCCGCTGCCACCCTGTCCGGGCACCGCGGGACccccggggggcggcccggACTCCCCCCGCCCCGTCGGGTGTCGGCTCCAGCCCGCCTGCCCGTGTGGGGGGAATGCGAGGCCACCCGCCCCGTCGGGATCCCATCGCCCACACCGCGATGCTCCCGGGCACCCCCTGGCCTCACGTCCCCCTCATCCCAGGGCCACAAGGGAAGACAGACACGATTCTATTTACAAAGTATATATTTAAACTCACATAAAAAGCAGGTCTCATATGGACATTCACGGCTGGCAGAAGACACGTAGTTAAGCTTCACTTCTGAGACTGAGACTTAGCCAAATCGATTTTGTACAAGTCTTAGATTTAAATAATTCACGCACACAGACCCACGCACGCACACTCAGTATATACGTCActatgtacatacacacatataaacCCACATGTATGTTTTGCTCCATATACATGTGTGTCAGGACGCACACACAGGGCTGGAATGAAGCACACACGATCCCGACTGTGTCTGGCAGGACAGAGCGTGGCCCCGCACTTTTCCACAACGGGAGCATTTTCCAGCCTCGGCACAGCGGCATCGGGAGGACGGGCTGCTCGGTCCCATCATCGTCCCTCTGACAACACACAGCCCATGTCAGCTGCCCCTGGGCACCAGcaccaaaaccaggacattggTACTTCATACAAACCAAgttaaaaatctcagttttacaaaatatgctgggaaaaaaaaagaaaaagcaaaaccaaccaaacacacacacacaaaaatccagAACTCACAGTCATGGCTCCCTTTGTACAGCCCACAGAGCATCCTCCTGCTGGGCCAGCTGACAAAGGGCCCAGGAGAAGGATGGGGAAGGGACCGAGCAAGgtggagctgcagccaggcccaACAGCCCCATGTGCTTTCATCCCCAAATTGTCAGGAGCTCAGCCGGGGAGGAGGGACAAGGGTGACCTGGCCCAGCCTTGGGATGCTGCCAGACAGATTTGTGCTTTCCAACCCACAGCGATGCTCAGAGCAACATGCCAGGACAGGGAcacctgctccagcccagccaaAATCAGCCCCTGGGGGAAGGTCCCACTGCACACCCAGGACAGGCTGCGATcgagctgggggggctgcagccaggAAACTGCTGCACGTTGTCCTGAGCCATGAACCCCACGGCCATGgcctgccccagcccaggggaaCAGCAGCAGGGTCCTCCCACCCCAGGGGAAACAACACAGgcaaataaaccacaaaaagcCACCTGAGTCAGCAAGGCTGCTCGCACATGggaatattttgccttttggctATTGTTTAACTAGCATAAGAAAACGGAAATATTTATTATCTCTGAATGCATAAAGGTGGCTCTGGGATTTGTCAGAGATGTGGATATGACAAAATACTTTATCTGGAGTCTTCTAACAGTCTGAAGGGAActgtgtttggggaaaaaaaaaattaataattcacTTTCTATAGTGCTATAAAGCATCCAAATATGGGCAGTGACATGCTACCCTCCCAAACCTCTCTGGCATTTCAGGAATGTAAACAGAGGGGGGGttgttatgattttttttttttttgttaagtggGTGGGGGGAACAGAATCAAGCTAccagacaaaatgaaaacagattctCAGCTCAGTCCCATCTCCCACAACTGCTACGACAACTCTATTAAAGTGCATTTCAGTATCACCCCTCTCAGGAATCTTACACACACAAACCTCCTCTTCCTTCACAAGAAAAGGTAATTCAAGTTAATACTCCACTAGAACGGTTTTAGCCTTTTTatggatttctgcttttccccacTCTGACTCTTTAACAACATCATATTTTTTGTTAGACTGGAAACACCCCATCCCCAACAATACTGTAAATTCAAGTGCTCACTTTAACTGTCAAGGGCAACAGTTCTGGATACAGCACACTTGATTGTACAAGCAACACCTTATATCACAATCAAGAAATCAGGGCACAGTGCCCTCCGAGGGAGCAACACTTCCCCCTCCACCATCCATAGCatcataagaaaaataatagtttaaaaaaaacccagaccaTAATTAGCTGTGAACATTGTTCGTTATGTACACCGGCTCCTGCAACAGATGCATGAACTCTGTTAGTTCTCAGTTTTATTGTCCTTTCCAAGAGCAACTGAGCAGTCACTGTTGTctccatttaaataaaacaactcAGAGTTgaaatatatatagatatatatataagcattttttcttaaataacatATTTACATCTAATAGAAAATATAACTCTAGAGATAATCTTTCCAACGAAATGTAAGACAtggaaaacaacaaccaaaaaaaaaccacaaaaaaaacccaacaaaaaaaaagaatgagttaATGAATTTGTGACAGTTTCTAAatcctttccaggaaaaaaaaaaaaaaaaaaagaaaaaaagaaaaaaaaaaaggggggggccCCACCAAGCTTTTGTCTGGATGTGACTGAAGAAAATCCCAGCACCATCTCTGACAAACTCATCGCTTCTCTTTAAAGAATCCTTGGTCCGTGCTGCTCTCCTTGATGGTGACGGTCAAAAAGTTAGAGGTCACATCAGTTACCACCACCTTCTCCAGGTTGTTGAGGGAGGGGCTCCAGGACTCCTCCTCGGGGTCCCCCAGGATCCTGGACACGGGGATCCTGGCGATGAGGGACGGCCGCCCCGCCTGGCCCCCCACGCCGTCGCGGTACAGGCCGCCCACGGCGCCCGGGCTCACCGCGCCGTGCAGGAGCTTGGGCCCGCCGGGGTCcagccccccctgccccttGGGGTCCAGAAAGTCCGCCCGGTGCTTGGCCAGCCGGGGGGGGTACGTCTCGGCGGCTCCCAGCTTGGCACCCACCTCGGCCCGGTTGGGGCTGGGCAGCGCGCTGGGGAGGTCGGGGTCCTGCCGCCTGGCCAGCTGGATGACGCTGTGTCCCGAGCCAAACTTGGCCGcccccgctgccgcctcctccaTCTTCCTGGCCTTCAGGTAGTCCCCCACCTTGTCCCCCGGGTCCCCCAGTTTCCTCTTGGAGGCATCCAGAGTCTCCGCCAGGTCCTTGTAAAGCTCCTTCCTGGGCTTTGGGCCTCTCTTTTTGGGGGTGTCGCCGGGTTTCTCCTCCACGCGGATCACCCGGTCGCGGATGCTGTCTGccttgggggtgctggtgctggagctgccctggggagccAGGGCTATGTTTCTCAGTCCTTCCCTAGCCCGGGACGTGgagcccagctcctgggggGACCGGCCAGGATACGGCACCCGGATGCCCCTGGAAGAGTCACTGCGGAATTCATAggttttggcttttgcttttgcctGGGCCTGCAAAGAAGATAAATCAACCAGTGACTTTATTATCCTGCCATCCAGCTGCATAATTACAACTTACAAGACAAGAGACTGCCTTTGCGAGGAGCATCCTCCACGGGCACAGAGCGGGGACCCGCTCTCCCGCGGCTCGCAGCCCGGGCCGGCACCGGTGTGCACAGGGCACCAGCTTCCTTACCTTCAGCAGGAAGGTTTTGGGCTTGGGGCCTCGCTTTTTGGGCCCATAAAGCTCCATTTCTCGCTCCCTAGAggtgttaaaaaaaccaaagcttCAATTCAGCATAGCTACAAGACAGCAACATATTTACAAGCAAAACAGCTACCGCTAGCAAAGGCCTTGTACCTTTCCTCAAAGGCTGCGAGCAGCCGGGCATCCAGGATGTTTTCCTCGGGTTCCCAAGTGCTGTAcctggggggggcacagagagAGGGAATGGCATGAGGacccagaaagagaaaaaaaataaataaaattaaaaatacggGGCATAAAGGAAAGGACTCAAGTTTCCTTTCCACTACAATGGAGTGCAGGGCTGCAGCGAGccacctcctcccagctcccGGCTGCAGAACCCTACGGACAAACGGCCGACTTACTTCTGAGACCAGCCCTTCCATTTTACGAGATATTCCATGCGCCCCTGcagatgcaaagagaaaaataaatatgcatggAGGGAAGCCGCGTTAAACGCCCGCAACAAAGATACACCCGCAATTCCACGCGTGCAAACACGCGCCCGCGGCGTGTATCAAAAACACGcaggggggagggagagggagcgcgggggggagggggcggagggaagcaacaaaaaaaataataatgattctTTTAGAAAACCGCAGGGGGTGCGCAGCCCGGCGGGCGGGCAGGCAGAGCGGAGCacgcccgccccgccggcgggGAGCGCCCAGGCATGCGGCGGGGAGAAAGAGCCGCCCCCAGCGGGCGCCCGGCCgcagccgggccggggccggcggggccgccgcagcggcggcggggccgggaagCGGGGGgagggcgcggggccggggagggggcgcggggccggcgcggggggcACCTACTTTGCGGATGCGGCGCTTGAGCAGGGCCTCGGCCGCGAAGACGCGCTCCCCGACGGCCGAGAGCTCCATGTTTACGGGGCCGCTCGCAGCACACAGGCAGCCGCCAGCGCAGCCCAGACCATAATACTCCGCCCGCTGACGTCAGcgccgcggcccccccgccgcccccccgcacTTGTTGCTGGCGGAGCCGGGTGGAATATTCCGCCCGCGCCGCATTGGctcgcgccgccgccccgccccgcgacGTGCGCAGCGTCCCGAtgagcgcggggcggggccgcgcggggcGGGAGGAGGGGCCGCCAGGCCACGCCCGGCCACGCCCTCCAGGCCACGCCCCGCTCCgaggcgcggggggggcggccccggcgaagcgggggcggggggcggcgggggctaCACGGGGGGGAGCGGAGCACAAAGGCGCCCCGGGAGCGCGGGgaggcgctgccgccgccgccacctcccgcagccccggggacGGGGCGGGCCGGGTCCCCGCCAGCACCTGGACGGGGCGGACCGGGCCGGCTCTGTGGCCCGGCCCGGCTGCGGGTGCTCGGACAAAGGGACCGCTGTCAGAGGCGGGAGCGCTCACGCACAAACCGTCCCGACCACCGTGGGTCACCACCGCCGCGGCTGTGACGACCGTCAACGGAGAGACGCGGTCTCGCAGCGCCGCTGCTCCTGCGAGAGTGCGAATCTTTCCCGGCGGCGCGGGCAGTACCGCACACCGGAGCTCAGCACCTCCGGTTTCACCGCGCCGGCAGCCTCCGGCTCTGCTCGCCGCGGGGCGGAGGGGTGGCCCCACGCGAGATGTGTTCCCTCCTCATGTTACCTGTCAGCAAAGCGGCGGGGGTGCGCGGGTGGCACTGAGGGGCTGCCAGCCGGTACCGGGACCCCCCGGGCCTCTTCCCTGCTTCTGCCGCTCGCCCCGTCGCACGGCGTCTCGCCCGGGAGCCGTCGCCTTCTCCTGCAGCGATTCCGTCCCCAAGGCGGCCACAGGAGACCGACACACGCGCGTCGGGGCGACAG
This window encodes:
- the CBX8 gene encoding chromobox protein homolog 8 isoform X2; translation: MELSAVGERVFAAEALLKRRIRKGRMEYLVKWKGWSQKYSTWEPEENILDARLLAAFEEREREMELYGPKKRGPKPKTFLLKAQAKAKAKTYEFRSDSSRGIRVPYPGRSPQELGSTSRAREGLRNIALAPQGSSSTSTPKADSIRDRVIRVEEKPGDTPKKRGPKPRKELYKDLAETLDASKRKLGDPGDKVGDYLKARKMEEAAAGAAKFGSGHSVIQLARRQDPDLPSALPSPNRAEVGAKLGAAETYPPRLAKHRADFLDPKGQGGLDPGGPKLLHGAVSPGAVGGLYRDGVGGQAGRPSLIARIPVSRILGDPEEESWSPSLNNLEKVVVTDVTSNFLTVTIKESSTDQGFFKEKR
- the CBX8 gene encoding chromobox protein homolog 8 isoform X1; the protein is MELSAVGERVFAAEALLKRRIRKGRMEYLVKWKGWSQKYSTWEPEENILDARLLAAFEESFGFFNTSREREMELYGPKKRGPKPKTFLLKAQAKAKAKTYEFRSDSSRGIRVPYPGRSPQELGSTSRAREGLRNIALAPQGSSSTSTPKADSIRDRVIRVEEKPGDTPKKRGPKPRKELYKDLAETLDASKRKLGDPGDKVGDYLKARKMEEAAAGAAKFGSGHSVIQLARRQDPDLPSALPSPNRAEVGAKLGAAETYPPRLAKHRADFLDPKGQGGLDPGGPKLLHGAVSPGAVGGLYRDGVGGQAGRPSLIARIPVSRILGDPEEESWSPSLNNLEKVVVTDVTSNFLTVTIKESSTDQGFFKEKR